One window of Gloeothece citriformis PCC 7424 genomic DNA carries:
- a CDS encoding oxidoreductase, whose protein sequence is MNKIRFATVWLAGCSGCHMSFLDMDEWLLDLAPQVEVVYTPIADLKEYPENVDVCLVEGAIANEDNLELIHQVRKNTKLVISFGDCAVTANVPAMRNMLKNGAEPILERGYLELGDNTPQLPHEPGIVPELLDRVSPVHEVIPVDLFMPGCPPDANRIRATLEPLLKGEQPVMAGREMIKFG, encoded by the coding sequence ATGAACAAAATTAGATTTGCTACCGTTTGGTTAGCCGGATGTTCCGGCTGTCATATGTCCTTCCTCGATATGGATGAATGGCTATTAGACTTAGCCCCACAAGTTGAGGTGGTTTATACCCCTATTGCTGACCTGAAAGAGTATCCCGAAAATGTCGATGTCTGTCTCGTCGAAGGGGCGATCGCTAATGAGGACAATTTAGAATTAATTCATCAAGTGAGAAAAAATACCAAATTAGTCATCTCTTTTGGAGATTGTGCCGTGACTGCCAATGTTCCGGCCATGCGAAATATGTTAAAAAATGGGGCAGAACCGATTTTAGAACGGGGTTATTTAGAATTAGGAGATAATACCCCTCAACTTCCCCATGAACCGGGGATAGTTCCTGAATTATTAGACCGAGTTTCTCCCGTTCATGAAGTCATACCCGTTGATTTATTTATGCCCGGATGTCCTCCCGATGCTAACCGTATTCGCGCCACTCTTGAACCTTTACTGAAAGGGGAACAACCCGTTATGGCAGGGCGAGAAATGATTAAATTCGGTTAA
- a CDS encoding chromophore lyase CpcT/CpeT: MRQQTLTIGLLVSYLLTTASAQAVPVQTHINSVVSHLVGVMDTSAQVAKNPNKANVRMTTCQVTLTGGNDSIYLYQEQALTKTLDKPYRQRFLEIKPTLEPETVESKSYKPLQAERLIGFCNKPLSERVLNVSELGEPVCSVFLKPSNNGYLGETQPEGCPANVRGAVTITNTILLHSEGMDTWDKGYDAQGNQVWGANDDPFEFRWLEQKR; the protein is encoded by the coding sequence ATGAGACAGCAAACATTAACCATAGGACTGCTCGTCAGCTATTTATTAACTACTGCTTCCGCGCAAGCTGTACCAGTTCAAACTCATATCAATTCAGTAGTCTCTCATTTAGTGGGAGTCATGGATACTTCTGCTCAAGTTGCTAAAAATCCTAATAAAGCTAATGTCCGTATGACGACTTGTCAAGTTACATTGACAGGTGGGAATGATTCAATCTATTTATATCAAGAACAAGCGTTAACTAAAACTTTAGATAAACCTTATCGACAGCGTTTTTTAGAAATTAAACCAACTCTAGAACCCGAAACGGTAGAATCTAAAAGTTATAAACCTTTACAGGCAGAAAGGTTAATTGGATTTTGCAATAAACCTTTATCAGAAAGAGTTTTAAACGTGAGTGAGCTTGGGGAGCCGGTATGTAGCGTCTTTTTAAAGCCTTCTAATAACGGTTATCTTGGAGAAACTCAACCCGAAGGTTGTCCCGCTAATGTCAGAGGCGCTGTTACAATTACCAATACTATTCTCCTTCACTCTGAGGGAATGGATACCTGGGATAAAGGGTATGACGCGCAGGGTAATCAAGTTTGGGGGGCAAATGATGATCCTTTTGAGTTTCGTTGGTTGGAGCAAAAAAGATAA
- the trmB gene encoding tRNA (guanosine(46)-N7)-methyltransferase TrmB, whose translation MTRVRVRQHVNPLSYKYRNLLSPPDWDQVFADPTQGLHLDIGCARGKFLLNMSPLFPDINFLGTEIREPLVIEGNEYRDRLGLSNLHFLFCNINVSLDDLLKSLPESVLQWVTIQFPDPWFKQRHFKRRVVQPELVNSLGQFLRKDGMVFLQSDVESVARQMCDRFEENPCFYKSHEETWLETNPFPIPTEREIATLKKNQPVYRALYRLR comes from the coding sequence TTGACAAGGGTAAGAGTACGTCAGCACGTTAACCCACTCAGTTATAAATATCGTAACTTATTAAGTCCCCCTGACTGGGATCAAGTGTTTGCTGATCCGACTCAAGGTTTACATCTAGATATTGGGTGCGCTAGAGGTAAATTTTTATTAAATATGTCACCGTTATTTCCTGATATCAACTTTCTAGGGACAGAAATTCGTGAACCCTTAGTTATAGAAGGGAATGAATACCGCGATCGTTTGGGGTTATCTAATCTTCATTTTTTATTTTGTAATATTAATGTCTCTCTTGATGATTTGCTCAAGTCTTTACCTGAAAGCGTGTTACAGTGGGTAACGATTCAATTTCCCGATCCTTGGTTCAAACAACGTCATTTTAAACGCCGAGTGGTTCAACCTGAATTAGTTAATTCTCTTGGGCAATTTCTCAGAAAAGATGGCATGGTATTTTTACAGTCTGATGTGGAGTCTGTCGCCCGGCAAATGTGCGATCGCTTTGAAGAAAATCCTTGTTTTTATAAGAGTCATGAGGAAACTTGGTTAGAAACTAATCCTTTTCCGATTCCTACTGAACGAGAAATTGCGACTTTAAAGAAAAATCAACCTGTTTACCGGGCTTTATATAGACTCCGATAA
- a CDS encoding polymorphic toxin-type HINT domain-containing protein, which yields MTKTKVQKPSSWSLNLPSKASRANSQFLPVASLPVPGIIGEQQQESLPEYKTTSPDWVKNHSLIKGLSTLTPNSAVQPTLKENPNSSQETIDIEQNSQPIKIQKLCSTCQQEKEEKILQPQPLTQANVPLESETQTENQQAEQPKQTENNQELNLENAPKTRENKSLNSNNPPETVNNNLAKIKAEKEQNQPEKAPENSDKKRESDSSKSQEDSPSNANQSSPNTSENKTPSPEKREKDKPLETKETVKSEQKQEPSKTLEEIPQAQTLKEAMASEKTSNLKPENNGKANLKTEAEKEQSLTVASQTQAEQNTLKAQTQQLASTGINFALPKQSQMQGGENTATPEQQRAMANNLASNFFAQATTRLQQITELGQEIPARLQGITESAKASVLGTVEQQKATVNAQIAQQRNQAQNQAQTSIAQIQAQYQTVSTAIAQQTATNRQQISTKHTTALQTVDQKQNSQLTRLERLYGNAAEQYRNKGTQVGDEAIAIGEEKATAWESQIKGQDDNFWDGPLSDNRLKARAKAAREVAKQYKDGLIEEANKQADQISQGKDKDIQAIRDMAQQSRQSLQQLQQQSLENLNASQQQGLAQIGQAKTQLIQTINQTLQATLQTLAQQQVAQVQFLNDYGQRQILAIERDAQKAIASLQDGVNQAGTKLQQALQDASNQLQGIEAPNPEELGGVFTEILGQFDQAMATVQGQTEQGITASQHGITGGGQQAVGAVNAIAQSGLSESTAISEGATTTLTQLNQGARESFNQIQQTYSTTVNQTKETALQGFNQVTEGIQTAFDQANQNLETGFQESANNLEQGLRGALRGNQESNLVDDIKTYADQAADQEQPRWKTVLKVVLVIAVIVVAIVVAPAVIGAVGALAGALGASAAAASAIGAVVGGAIVGAASGAVIQMGNNAIDGKPIMEGVGKAAIVGAIGGALGGAGGVLGNVLGQAGRLGTGLTQSVLKFGIDAAFDIAGGIFGDLSVGNPITLEGVLIGAGIGAAVQISTANLGKLGRLGRNIEGMQTRTFQAGERLGGRLGDRIRSPFGGGRAETTAGSSSNVDLPGNRLDVETESPKGLTQDSELPMTPREQEVLENTANKRGNELTPEELDTELALAGKGESKPIDEGEFVEEIKLPNDHEWKQKQDGTWCRFSGQGDCLPPGKRPQRQAAEQANKKIKTSSGTGEALAKSKGYGDAPEGYNWTNQNGEPVLRRNPDKANELLELKPDPKNPEQFIPVVSPPKDYKWVSQSNNKFTLEPQADNLPPIEFDPARNAFIDKNTQNIYVPPSASGNSDWGRHQWGNPSVDPCFPPGTIVKTPKGDRKIEELRVGDLVIAYDFEANTLVAQPILHLYKNTTQQLVDISVGDELITSTRLHQFWVENSKEWLPACTLETGMNLRSVGENSIPVDFAKTYDAQSTTYNLEVSQVHNYFVGTLGILVHNGGDDKASNFEDTTKKSAKIYEIVDLSPGKEVIIYRGKTTQDSVNDRFKQHLNDDATKKLNWMEKYKQGELTIREIARGDWTDYETAVWEKHFIDEALSKNYPLVNDLRAHPISQEKYQQYKHLHSPC from the coding sequence ATGACCAAAACGAAAGTACAAAAGCCCTCTTCTTGGAGTTTGAATCTCCCAAGTAAAGCTTCTCGTGCCAATTCACAATTTCTTCCGGTTGCTTCTTTACCTGTCCCTGGAATCATTGGGGAACAGCAACAAGAATCATTACCAGAGTACAAAACCACTTCTCCAGATTGGGTGAAAAATCATTCTTTAATTAAAGGATTATCGACATTAACCCCTAATTCAGCCGTTCAGCCAACTTTAAAAGAAAATCCTAACTCTTCTCAAGAAACTATAGACATTGAGCAAAACTCTCAACCGATTAAAATTCAAAAGCTTTGCTCAACTTGCCAACAGGAAAAAGAAGAGAAAATTCTTCAGCCTCAACCCCTCACTCAGGCTAATGTTCCTCTTGAATCTGAAACCCAAACAGAAAATCAGCAAGCTGAACAACCCAAACAAACAGAAAATAATCAGGAGTTGAATCTTGAAAATGCCCCCAAGACTAGGGAGAATAAATCTTTAAATTCAAATAATCCCCCCGAAACCGTTAACAATAACCTAGCAAAAATTAAGGCAGAAAAAGAGCAAAACCAACCAGAAAAAGCCCCAGAAAATTCAGATAAAAAAAGAGAGTCAGACTCATCAAAATCTCAAGAGGATAGCCCATCTAACGCTAACCAGAGTTCACCAAATACATCTGAAAATAAAACCCCTTCCCCAGAAAAACGCGAAAAAGACAAACCGTTAGAAACAAAAGAAACCGTTAAATCAGAGCAAAAACAAGAGCCTTCAAAAACCTTAGAGGAAATTCCCCAAGCCCAAACCCTTAAAGAGGCCATGGCTTCAGAAAAGACTTCCAATCTAAAACCCGAAAATAACGGGAAAGCCAACCTCAAAACCGAAGCAGAAAAAGAACAATCCCTCACCGTCGCCTCACAAACCCAAGCCGAACAAAATACCCTCAAAGCTCAAACCCAACAATTAGCCTCAACCGGTATTAATTTTGCCCTGCCAAAACAGTCTCAAATGCAGGGAGGAGAAAATACAGCCACTCCAGAACAACAAAGAGCCATGGCCAATAATTTGGCCAGTAACTTTTTTGCCCAAGCTACGACAAGACTCCAACAAATAACAGAACTTGGGCAAGAAATACCCGCCCGTCTCCAAGGGATAACAGAAAGTGCTAAAGCCTCAGTCTTGGGGACTGTCGAGCAACAGAAAGCAACAGTCAACGCTCAAATTGCTCAACAACGGAATCAAGCTCAAAATCAAGCCCAGACAAGCATTGCTCAAATTCAAGCCCAATATCAAACAGTAAGCACCGCCATTGCCCAACAAACCGCCACAAATCGTCAACAAATCTCAACAAAACACACCACCGCCTTACAAACCGTCGACCAAAAGCAAAATAGTCAACTGACTCGCCTAGAACGATTGTATGGCAACGCAGCCGAACAATACCGCAACAAAGGAACTCAAGTCGGAGATGAAGCAATTGCCATCGGGGAAGAAAAAGCAACCGCTTGGGAATCTCAAATTAAAGGACAAGATGATAACTTCTGGGATGGGCCTCTGAGCGATAACCGCCTGAAAGCGAGAGCCAAAGCCGCCAGAGAAGTCGCAAAACAGTATAAAGACGGGTTAATCGAAGAAGCCAACAAGCAAGCCGACCAAATCTCCCAAGGTAAAGACAAAGATATTCAAGCCATTAGAGATATGGCCCAACAATCTCGTCAAAGTCTGCAACAGCTTCAGCAACAAAGCCTAGAAAACTTAAACGCCAGCCAACAACAAGGACTGGCTCAAATTGGCCAAGCCAAAACCCAACTGATACAAACCATAAATCAAACCCTACAAGCCACCTTACAAACTCTAGCCCAACAACAAGTCGCTCAAGTTCAATTTTTAAACGATTATGGTCAACGACAAATATTAGCCATAGAACGAGATGCCCAAAAAGCGATCGCCTCCCTTCAAGATGGAGTCAATCAAGCCGGGACAAAGCTACAACAAGCCCTGCAAGACGCTTCAAACCAACTTCAAGGGATAGAAGCCCCCAACCCAGAAGAATTGGGCGGAGTTTTTACGGAAATTTTAGGGCAATTCGATCAGGCGATGGCTACCGTACAAGGACAAACCGAACAAGGAATAACCGCATCACAACACGGCATTACAGGGGGAGGACAGCAAGCCGTTGGGGCAGTCAATGCGATCGCTCAAAGTGGGCTTTCTGAATCAACAGCCATCAGCGAAGGAGCAACAACAACCCTAACTCAACTCAATCAGGGAGCTAGAGAAAGCTTTAATCAAATTCAACAAACCTACAGCACCACAGTCAACCAAACTAAAGAAACTGCTCTCCAAGGCTTTAATCAAGTGACCGAAGGCATCCAAACCGCCTTTGACCAAGCCAATCAAAATTTAGAAACCGGCTTCCAAGAAAGTGCTAATAACCTAGAGCAAGGGTTACGGGGAGCGTTACGAGGAAATCAAGAGTCTAATTTAGTAGATGATATCAAAACCTACGCAGATCAAGCCGCCGATCAAGAACAACCCCGGTGGAAAACAGTTCTTAAAGTCGTATTAGTCATTGCTGTCATTGTCGTGGCGATCGTTGTCGCTCCTGCCGTCATCGGTGCAGTTGGGGCACTCGCCGGAGCGTTAGGGGCTAGTGCAGCAGCAGCCAGTGCTATTGGTGCAGTCGTAGGGGGGGCGATCGTCGGGGCAGCTTCCGGGGCAGTCATTCAGATGGGCAACAACGCGATCGACGGGAAACCTATTATGGAAGGAGTCGGTAAAGCCGCGATCGTGGGAGCGATTGGAGGAGCATTAGGGGGTGCTGGCGGAGTATTGGGGAATGTCCTCGGACAAGCCGGCAGACTCGGAACGGGATTGACTCAATCCGTTTTAAAATTTGGGATAGATGCAGCTTTTGATATTGCTGGCGGGATTTTTGGGGATTTATCGGTAGGAAATCCGATTACGTTAGAAGGGGTTTTAATTGGGGCGGGGATTGGTGCAGCCGTTCAAATTTCGACCGCAAATTTGGGTAAATTGGGAAGACTGGGGCGCAATATTGAAGGAATGCAGACTCGAACCTTCCAAGCCGGAGAACGCTTAGGGGGACGTTTGGGCGATCGCATTAGAAGTCCTTTTGGAGGGGGTAGGGCTGAGACGACAGCCGGAAGTTCTTCTAATGTAGATTTGCCCGGTAATCGTCTTGACGTAGAAACCGAAAGTCCTAAAGGCTTAACCCAAGATTCTGAGCTACCCATGACTCCAAGAGAGCAGGAAGTCCTAGAAAATACTGCCAATAAACGGGGTAATGAACTCACACCAGAGGAACTTGATACAGAACTTGCCCTAGCCGGCAAAGGTGAAAGTAAACCCATTGATGAGGGAGAATTTGTTGAAGAGATTAAATTACCCAACGACCATGAATGGAAACAAAAACAGGATGGGACGTGGTGTCGGTTTTCTGGTCAAGGGGATTGTCTGCCACCAGGGAAGCGACCACAACGACAAGCCGCAGAGCAAGCCAATAAGAAAATCAAAACTTCATCAGGTACAGGAGAAGCGTTGGCAAAAAGTAAAGGATATGGAGATGCACCTGAAGGCTATAATTGGACAAATCAAAATGGAGAACCTGTTTTAAGACGTAATCCAGATAAAGCTAACGAGCTTTTAGAACTCAAACCCGATCCTAAAAATCCTGAACAATTTATTCCTGTAGTCAGTCCTCCTAAAGACTATAAATGGGTATCACAAAGCAATAATAAATTTACTCTTGAGCCTCAAGCCGATAACCTACCTCCAATAGAATTTGATCCCGCCAGAAATGCTTTTATTGATAAAAATACTCAAAATATTTATGTACCCCCATCAGCCAGTGGAAATTCGGATTGGGGTCGACATCAATGGGGAAATCCTAGTGTTGATCCCTGTTTTCCACCCGGCACGATTGTCAAAACTCCCAAGGGCGATCGCAAAATTGAAGAATTGAGAGTCGGAGATTTAGTCATTGCCTATGACTTTGAAGCCAATACCTTGGTAGCACAACCCATTTTACATCTTTACAAAAACACGACTCAACAGTTAGTTGATATTAGTGTGGGTGATGAACTTATTACTTCTACCCGTCTCCATCAGTTTTGGGTAGAAAATTCAAAGGAATGGCTTCCCGCCTGCACACTTGAGACAGGAATGAATCTAAGGAGTGTAGGTGAAAATTCAATTCCAGTAGATTTTGCTAAAACCTATGATGCTCAATCCACCACCTATAACCTAGAAGTATCTCAAGTTCATAATTATTTTGTTGGGACTTTAGGAATTTTAGTTCATAATGGTGGAGATGATAAAGCTTCCAACTTTGAAGACACGACTAAGAAATCAGCTAAAATTTATGAAATCGTCGATCTAAGCCCTGGAAAAGAAGTCATTATTTATCGAGGTAAAACTACTCAAGATAGTGTTAATGACAGATTTAAACAACATTTAAACGATGACGCGACGAAAAAATTAAATTGGATGGAAAAATATAAACAAGGAGAACTTACCATTCGAGAGATTGCCAGAGGTGATTGGACTGATTATGAAACAGCCGTATGGGAAAAACATTTCATTGATGAAGCATTATCTAAAAATTATCCATTAGTGAATGATCTTAGGGCGCATCCTATTTCACAAGAAAAATATCAACAGTATAAGCATTTGCATAGTCCTTGTTAA
- a CDS encoding immunity 26/phosphotriesterase HocA family protein — MVSFKHGDIFTFQLPNQKYIFGRILLDVKKQCIKPKLIDPNSPLSFYEGTILVEIYQALSENPTFTPSEILIPGFFLDPEPIKAGEWKIIDYQEVDPLQVEFPETLALVNGRQSFQRGEIILILPQKLDEDETYKIYPTITSPYALPKICLYQLGLTELLNPAQLKTMNLKRYDLRFSEHRSEIYQMLNENENQSYYQMSKRLGHDITRFY; from the coding sequence ATGGTTTCATTTAAACATGGTGATATTTTTACATTTCAATTGCCCAATCAGAAGTATATTTTTGGTCGTATTCTTTTGGATGTAAAAAAGCAGTGTATTAAACCAAAATTAATTGACCCAAATTCTCCCTTAAGCTTTTATGAGGGAACAATTTTAGTAGAAATTTATCAAGCTCTATCTGAAAATCCTACTTTTACTCCTTCAGAAATTTTAATCCCAGGTTTCTTTTTAGATCCTGAACCGATTAAAGCCGGAGAATGGAAAATAATAGATTATCAAGAAGTCGATCCACTACAGGTAGAATTTCCCGAAACATTAGCTTTAGTTAATGGTCGTCAATCTTTTCAAAGAGGGGAAATTATCCTAATTTTACCCCAAAAATTAGACGAAGATGAAACCTACAAAATTTATCCTACTATTACATCACCTTATGCACTGCCTAAAATTTGTTTATATCAGCTTGGATTGACAGAATTGCTCAATCCTGCACAGCTTAAAACCATGAATCTTAAACGATATGATCTTCGCTTTTCAGAACACCGTAGCGAAATTTATCAAATGCTAAATGAAAATGAAAACCAATCCTATTATCAAATGTCTAAACGATTAGGGCACGATATTACAAGATTTTACTAA
- a CDS encoding metallophosphoesterase family protein: MNFRFAVISDPHIAISQTIRNIPNRFHLVEVSIPALELVLKHIEQLDLDFLLLPGDLTQDGEPENHHWLRQRLEALPFPVYVVPGNHDVPTPFPTASSIGLKDFPNYYSPFGYYNPQQLYYTCEVLPGIQLIGLNSNLFDGEGKQLGCLDEEQLIWLEKTLSEVKEQFVIVMIHHNVIEHLPGQSDHVLGRRYMLDNAPMVLQLLEKYGVKLIFTGHLHIQDIAYHQGIYEITTGSLVSYPHPYRIIDINYQRQKQQEVKVKSYRVNSVPGWENLPEMSRQWLSDRSYPFMMKLLTTPPLNLSVEEADPLTPKLRNFWADMAAGDGLFDFPEFPPLVRRYFHQFSAVNREGKPHLIDNQTTLVI; encoded by the coding sequence ATGAATTTTCGCTTTGCTGTGATCAGCGATCCTCACATTGCCATTTCTCAAACCATTAGAAATATTCCGAACCGGTTTCATCTTGTAGAAGTCAGTATTCCTGCCCTAGAATTAGTTTTAAAGCATATAGAACAGCTAGATCTTGATTTTTTACTGTTGCCGGGTGACTTAACGCAAGATGGAGAACCGGAAAATCATCACTGGTTACGACAACGTTTAGAAGCGTTACCTTTTCCAGTCTATGTTGTTCCAGGTAATCATGATGTTCCCACTCCATTTCCGACTGCCTCATCTATAGGATTAAAGGATTTTCCTAATTATTATTCTCCCTTTGGTTATTATAACCCTCAACAACTTTATTATACTTGTGAAGTATTACCTGGGATTCAATTAATTGGCTTAAATTCTAATTTATTTGATGGAGAAGGAAAACAATTAGGCTGTTTAGATGAGGAACAATTAATCTGGTTGGAAAAGACTTTATCCGAGGTAAAAGAACAATTTGTCATCGTGATGATTCATCATAATGTAATTGAACATTTACCCGGACAATCGGATCATGTTTTAGGACGGCGTTATATGTTAGACAATGCGCCAATGGTCTTACAATTATTAGAAAAATACGGAGTTAAACTCATTTTTACCGGACATTTACATATTCAAGATATAGCTTATCATCAAGGAATTTATGAAATTACTACCGGATCATTAGTCAGTTATCCCCATCCCTATCGAATTATAGACATTAATTATCAACGGCAAAAACAACAGGAAGTTAAAGTTAAATCTTATCGCGTTAATAGTGTACCCGGATGGGAAAATTTACCCGAAATGTCTCGACAATGGTTAAGCGATCGCTCCTATCCTTTTATGATGAAATTATTAACTACTCCTCCTTTAAATTTATCCGTAGAAGAAGCCGATCCCCTCACGCCTAAATTACGAAACTTTTGGGCAGATATGGCAGCCGGAGACGGACTCTTTGATTTTCCTGAATTTCCCCCTCTAGTTCGTCGTTATTTCCATCAATTTAGTGCAGTTAATCGAGAAGGAAAACCTCATTTAATCGACAATCAAACGACTCTTGTGATTTGA
- a CDS encoding 1,2-dihydroxy-3-keto-5-methylthiopentene dioxygenase, with protein sequence MAILRLENGVTYTKLEDIERELAPLNVQLNYWTVGDDSNLRHLLAKEALSDSEKEQVLHALDHYFEQLKETEGYQSRDLIVLNPNIPNLDTLLSKFEQCHTHADDEVRYIIDGEGVFGFVRPDGLQLELTIQPEEYINVPAGAEHWFHLTETKRIKAVRYFITTEGWVPEYTNTPIRFPALVTQ encoded by the coding sequence ATGGCTATTTTACGGTTAGAAAATGGGGTAACTTACACCAAGTTAGAAGATATTGAACGGGAGTTAGCCCCTCTCAACGTACAGTTAAATTATTGGACAGTGGGCGATGATTCTAATCTTCGTCATTTACTCGCCAAAGAAGCTTTATCAGACTCAGAAAAAGAGCAAGTTTTACACGCTTTAGATCATTATTTTGAACAGCTTAAGGAAACAGAGGGTTATCAATCCCGGGATTTGATTGTACTTAATCCTAATATTCCTAATTTAGACACTCTTTTATCCAAATTTGAGCAATGCCACACCCACGCAGATGATGAAGTTCGTTATATTATTGACGGTGAGGGAGTGTTTGGTTTTGTTCGTCCTGACGGGTTGCAATTAGAGTTAACTATTCAACCAGAAGAATATATTAATGTTCCTGCCGGTGCTGAACATTGGTTTCATTTAACCGAGACAAAACGCATTAAAGCGGTGCGTTATTTTATTACGACAGAAGGATGGGTTCCGGAATATACTAATACCCCTATTCGATTCCCGGCTTTAGTGACACAGTAA
- a CDS encoding Ni/Fe hydrogenase subunit alpha: MSKTIVIDPVTRIEGHAKISLFLDDAGEVEDARFHVVEYRGFEKFCEGRPMWEMSGITARICGICPVSHLLCAAKTGDKILAVQIPPAGEKLRRLMNLAQITQSHALSFFHLSSPDFLLGWDSDPAKRNIFGLIAADPDLARSGIRLRQFGQQIIELLGAKKIHPAWAVPGGVRYPLSEEGRQWIRDRLPESRDTLYTALNLFKRLLDQFDTEVKTFGDFPSLFMGLVGKNGEWEHYGGHIRFTDSEGNIVADNLSEDNYQDFIGESVEKWSYLKFPYYKPMGYPDGIYRVGPLARLNICSNFGTPEADRELQEFRDRAGGVATSSFFYHYARLIEILGALERIERLINDPDIVSSRTRAEAGINTLEGIGVSEAPRGTLFHHYQVDENGLIQKVNLIIATGNNNLAMNKTIGQIAKHYVHGNEIAEGMLNRVEAGIRCYDPCLSCSTHAAGQMPLQIEIVGADGTIVKEILRG, from the coding sequence ATGTCTAAAACAATTGTTATCGATCCCGTGACTCGCATCGAAGGCCATGCCAAAATATCTCTATTTTTAGATGATGCTGGAGAAGTAGAAGATGCCCGTTTTCATGTTGTAGAATATCGAGGGTTTGAAAAATTTTGTGAAGGTCGTCCCATGTGGGAAATGTCGGGAATAACCGCCCGAATTTGCGGTATTTGTCCCGTGAGTCATCTGTTATGCGCTGCAAAAACTGGAGACAAAATTCTAGCCGTACAAATTCCCCCAGCCGGTGAAAAACTACGTCGCCTGATGAATTTAGCCCAAATTACCCAATCTCATGCCCTTTCTTTCTTCCACCTCAGTAGTCCTGACTTCCTCTTAGGATGGGATAGCGATCCGGCAAAACGGAACATTTTTGGCTTAATTGCGGCTGATCCGGACTTAGCGAGAAGTGGTATCCGTTTAAGACAATTTGGACAACAAATTATTGAATTACTCGGCGCGAAAAAAATTCACCCCGCTTGGGCGGTTCCCGGTGGAGTTCGTTATCCCCTCTCCGAAGAAGGCCGGCAATGGATACGCGATCGCCTCCCCGAATCTCGTGATACTCTATATACAGCCCTCAATCTCTTTAAGAGACTTTTAGATCAATTTGACACCGAAGTTAAAACCTTTGGAGACTTCCCCTCCCTATTTATGGGGTTAGTGGGTAAAAATGGCGAATGGGAACATTACGGAGGACATATCCGCTTTACCGATAGTGAGGGGAATATCGTTGCAGATAACCTCAGTGAAGATAACTATCAAGACTTTATCGGTGAATCTGTAGAAAAATGGTCTTACCTAAAATTCCCCTACTACAAACCGATGGGATATCCTGACGGGATCTACCGAGTTGGGCCTTTAGCGAGATTAAACATCTGTTCTAATTTTGGCACACCCGAAGCCGACCGAGAATTACAAGAATTCCGCGATCGTGCTGGGGGAGTAGCAACCTCTTCCTTTTTCTATCACTACGCCCGTTTAATTGAGATTTTAGGGGCATTAGAACGCATCGAAAGATTAATTAATGATCCGGACATTGTTTCCTCTAGAACTCGCGCAGAAGCCGGTATTAACACCTTAGAAGGAATAGGAGTCAGTGAAGCACCCAGAGGCACTCTATTTCATCATTACCAAGTCGATGAAAATGGATTAATTCAAAAAGTTAACTTAATTATTGCCACCGGTAACAATAATTTAGCCATGAATAAAACCATCGGACAAATTGCCAAACATTATGTTCATGGGAATGAAATTGCCGAAGGAATGTTAAACCGAGTTGAAGCCGGAATTAGATGTTATGATCCCTGTTTGAGTTGTTCAACCCATGCCGCCGGACAAATGCCTTTACAAATAGAAATAGTCGGGGCAGACGGAACGATCGTTAAAGAAATCTTGCGAGGATAA